The genomic interval GTTGAGTTCTGGATTCCCGATAGACATCGGCGGCGCTGACTCCGGCCTTTATAAAAGCCTCCCTGACTTTCATGATGTTTTGATAACCTTCCCTGCGGGCATTGCGCTCATATTCGTCGTAGGGAACGATGACGGCTACCGGTTTCCCGCGCCTTGTGACAATGGTATTCTCTCTTTTTTCCACGGTATCGTGAATAAGGCGGCTGAAACCTTTCTTGCCTTCGGCAATGCTAACTGATGTACTGTTCATGGGGTCCTCCATTATGGTCATGTCTGATGACTAC from Syntrophales bacterium carries:
- a CDS encoding type II toxin-antitoxin system Phd/YefM family antitoxin, with amino-acid sequence MNSTSVSIAEGKKGFSRLIHDTVEKRENTIVTRRGKPVAVIVPYDEYERNARREGYQNIMKVREAFIKAGVSAADVYRESRTQLEEKP